The sequence AGCAGCCATGGAGCCAGGGCGCCGGCCGTGCCGTACGTCGGCAGCGCGCCGATCAGGGTCGTCGCGGCCGTCATCAGCGCGATCACCCCGAGCAGCACCGGCCGTCGCCCGATCCGGTCGCCCAGCCTGCCGAACAGGACGGCGCCGAGGGGCCGGAAGAAGAACGCCAGCGCGAAGGAGGCGTATGTGCGGACCAGGCCCTCGGCCGCGCTCCCGCCCGCCGGGGTGAAGAACCGCTCGGCCAGCACCGTGGCCAGATAGCCGTACACGCCGAACTCGTACCACTCGACGAAGTTGCCCACCGACCCCGCCGCCACCGCGCGCAACGTCGGCGCACGGACCGCCGTACCGCCGCGATCGCCGTCGTTGCCGCGGTCTTCGAAAATAAGCTTCATCCCAGGCCCTGTTGACGGATCGTCCACTGTGCATCGGCTGGTCGGGCAGGGTGCGCGTCGCCCGGCCGCACCCACTTTCACCCGGCGGTGCCACACCTGCCCGGACCTGCCTCCGCACATCCCATCGGACGGCTACGCTCGTGGTCTGTACGTCATTCGGGCGACCTGGGGAGGTAACGGGATGACGGAGGGACGGCCGCCGACGGCCGGCTCGGCTGCCCTGTGGGAGCGGGACGCGGAGATCGCCACCGTCACACAGGCGCTCGACGTCCTGTGCGCCGATCAGTCGTCCGCGGGCAGCCTGCTGGTCTTCCGGGGCGAGGCCGGACTCGGCAAGACCGCGCTGCTGAACGAGACGCGTCGCATGGCCGAGCGCCGCGGCGAGACTCTGCGGTCCGTCCCGTTCAACGTGGTGCGGCAGCTGCTGCAGCCCGCGCTGCTCTCCCTCCTGCCGGAGGAGGCCCGCGAGTATCTCGGCGACTGGTACGAGATCGCCGGCCCGGCCCTCGGCATAGTGGACCCCGGAGAGGGCAGCGCCGACCCCCAGTACGTCTGCGACGGACTCGTCGCGGCCGTGCGCCGGCTCGCCCGCCGCGAGTGGCCGCTGGTGCTGCTCATCGACGACGCGCACTGGGCCGACCAGGAGACCCTGCGCTGGCTGGCCGCGTTCGCCGAGCGCCTGGACGACCTGTCCGTGCTGATCGTGGTCGCCCGGCGCCCGGGCGAGGTGAGCGGCGACAGCGCCCGCCACCTCGAGGCGGTGGCCGCCGCGGGCCGCCCCGTCAACAACCTGATCGCCCTCACCCCGCAGGCCACCGCCGGAATCACCCGCGCCTCGGTCGGCCGGCACGCCGACGACCCGTTCTGCCGCGAGGTCTGGGCGGTCACCGGAGGCAACCCCTACGACACCGTCGAGCTCCTCGCCAAGGTGCAGGACAGCGAACTCCAGCCGGTCGAGGGCCGGGCCGGCGAACTGCGCGCCCTGAACCGTTCCGCCCGCGGCGGCGGCCTGGTCGACCGGCTCAAGGGACTCGGCATCGAGGCCACCCGGTTCGCCTGGGCCGCCGCCATCCTCGGCACCGGCATCTCCGCCGACCTGGTCGCCCGGCTCGCCTCCATGAACCCCGACATCGCCGAGCGCTGCGCCGAACTGCTGTGCACCGCCCGCATCCTCACCGAACCCGACCCGGCGGGCGGCGCCGAGACGGACGACGGCGAGCTGGAGTTCGTCCACCCGCTGATCGCCACCGCCGTCTACAACTCCATTCCGCCCGGTGTGTGCACCGCCATGCACGGCGTCGCCGCGCAGATCCTCACCGAGACGGGACACGGCGCCGCCGAGGCCTCCCGGCATCTGCTGAAGGTGCACCCGGACGACGACGAGGAACTCGTCGAGCAGCTGCGTGAGGCAGCCCGCGAGCACCTGGCCGTGGGCGCGCCCGACGCGGCCCGCCGCTGTCTGGAACGCGCCCTGCTCGAACCGCCGGTGCCCGAGGTCCACGCGCGCGTGCTCTACGAACTGGGCTGCGCCACCCTCCTGACCGCGCCCGCGACCACCATCGACCACCTGCAGAACGCGCTCGCCATGCCCGGCCTCGACGGCGCGGAACGCGTCGACGCCGTCTTCCGCCTCTCCCAGGCCCTGCTCCACAACGACCAGCTGGAGGAGGCCGTCCGCACCGTCGAGGCCGAGGCCGCCCGGCACGAGCCCGGCCCCGCCCGGATGCGGCTGCAGGCGGTGCAGTACATGTGGGAGGGCATCTACGCGGGCGAGGCCACCTCACCCGATCGCTCCGAGCGCCTCGCCGAACTCGCCCGGACCTGCACCGGCCAGGACAACGCCGAGCGCGCGCTGCTGATACTGCGCGGTTTCGACGCCATGACCCACGGCGAGAGCGCCGAGGAGGTCGTCGAGCTGTGCGACCGCGCGCTCGTCAACGGCCGGCTTGCACCGGGACTCGGCTGGACCGACACCGAGTGGGGCATAGAACTCCTGCTGATGCTGTCCAACGCGTACGCCTTCGCCGACCGGCTCGACCGGGCCGAGGCCCTGTACACCGAAGCCCTGCGCACCTACGAGACCGCCCAGTGGACCGGCGGCCACCTCGCACTGGCCCACGCCTACGTGGGGTTCGGACACCGCAGGCGAGGACGGCTCAGGGAGGCCGAGACGTCCCTGCGCGAGGGGCTGCGCCTGGCCGAGCGCGTCGGCCGCGGCCTGCCCCTGTACTGGACCGCCACCTGCAACCTCGTCGACACCCTGCTCGCCCGCGGCCAGGTCGGCGAGGCGTGGTCGATCGCCGAACAGTACGGATTCATCCCGCCCTACCCGTCCACGATCGTGCTGCCGGACCCGCGCTCCGTGCGCGGCCGGCTGCTGCTTGCGGTCGGCCGCGTCGACGACGCGATCAACGAACTGGAGGCGGCGGGGAAGGCGGCTGCCGTACGCGGCCACCACAACCCGGTGATGGTCCCCTGGATGGTCGACCTCGCCCGGGCCCTCGCCACCCGGGACCCGGCCCGCGCCGCCCAGCTCGCCGGTGACGCCCGCCGCCAGGCCGAGCGGTTCGGTACGGACACCGCCATCGGCGAGGCCCTGCGCTGCGCGGCCGCCCTGGAGTCCGGCCCGCGCGCGGTACACCTCGCCTCCCAGGCCGTCGCCTATCTGGAAGCCTCGCCCTGTCAGTACGAACACGCGGCCGCCCGGGTCGAGTACGGCATCGCGGCCCGCTCGGTCGCCGAACTCAACCGGGGTCTGGCGCTCGCCCGTTCGTGCGGTGCGGACGGGCTGGTGAACCAAGCGCGGGAGGTGCTGGAGAAAGGGCGGGGGCTGAGGTAGGGCACACCGCTGCGGCAGGTCACGACGGGTGGTATGCGGTCGGCTGAACACCGCACACCACCCACGTTCACATGACCAGTTCGAAGGCGATGTACCGGCCGAGCCCGGCGGTGGCGCCGGTGATCAGAGCCGTGGACATGCTCCTGTTCCAGGCACGGCCCGAGGCCGCGAAGGAGATGCCGTTGCGACTACGACCGGCAGGGTCACCCGCGGCGGGACTCCTCCTGCTCCTCCTCGGCGAGCACCCGCTGGGCCGTCGCGAACGCCGAGTTGGCCGAGGGCACCCCGCAGTACACGGCGGTCTGGAGCAGCACCGCCCCGATCTCCTCCGGTGTCAGCCCGCCCCGCCGAGCCGCCCGGACGTGCATCGCCAGCTCGTCGTGGTGGCCGTGCGCGACCAGCGCGGTCAGTGTGATCATGCTGCGCTCGCGGCGCGAGAGGGTCGGGTCGGTCCAGATCTCTCCCCAGGCGTAGCGGGAGATGAAGTCCTGGAACCGTGCGGTGAACGGGGTCTGCCGGGCCTGCGCTCGGTCCACATGTGCGTCGCCCAGCACCTCCCGGCGCACC is a genomic window of Streptomyces griseochromogenes containing:
- a CDS encoding ATP-binding protein, translated to MTEGRPPTAGSAALWERDAEIATVTQALDVLCADQSSAGSLLVFRGEAGLGKTALLNETRRMAERRGETLRSVPFNVVRQLLQPALLSLLPEEAREYLGDWYEIAGPALGIVDPGEGSADPQYVCDGLVAAVRRLARREWPLVLLIDDAHWADQETLRWLAAFAERLDDLSVLIVVARRPGEVSGDSARHLEAVAAAGRPVNNLIALTPQATAGITRASVGRHADDPFCREVWAVTGGNPYDTVELLAKVQDSELQPVEGRAGELRALNRSARGGGLVDRLKGLGIEATRFAWAAAILGTGISADLVARLASMNPDIAERCAELLCTARILTEPDPAGGAETDDGELEFVHPLIATAVYNSIPPGVCTAMHGVAAQILTETGHGAAEASRHLLKVHPDDDEELVEQLREAAREHLAVGAPDAARRCLERALLEPPVPEVHARVLYELGCATLLTAPATTIDHLQNALAMPGLDGAERVDAVFRLSQALLHNDQLEEAVRTVEAEAARHEPGPARMRLQAVQYMWEGIYAGEATSPDRSERLAELARTCTGQDNAERALLILRGFDAMTHGESAEEVVELCDRALVNGRLAPGLGWTDTEWGIELLLMLSNAYAFADRLDRAEALYTEALRTYETAQWTGGHLALAHAYVGFGHRRRGRLREAETSLREGLRLAERVGRGLPLYWTATCNLVDTLLARGQVGEAWSIAEQYGFIPPYPSTIVLPDPRSVRGRLLLAVGRVDDAINELEAAGKAAAVRGHHNPVMVPWMVDLARALATRDPARAAQLAGDARRQAERFGTDTAIGEALRCAAALESGPRAVHLASQAVAYLEASPCQYEHAAARVEYGIAARSVAELNRGLALARSCGADGLVNQAREVLEKGRGLR